One segment of Panicum virgatum strain AP13 chromosome 1K, P.virgatum_v5, whole genome shotgun sequence DNA contains the following:
- the LOC120712147 gene encoding GDSL esterase/lipase At5g55050-like has protein sequence MATVPEARGLLLLLLRVLLAAAALANAAAAAAGSSSKVPAIYVFGDSTADVGNNNYLPGSAVPRANFPHNGVDFPTSRPTGRFSNGYNGIDFLAMNMGFKRSPPPFLAVANRTNNQVFRGLLGANFASAGSGILDTTGSSIIPLSQQVAQFAAVQRNISARVSQGAAGAVLSRSLFLLSTGGNDLFAFFARNSTPSDADARRFVANLVSLYQNHVKALYVLGARKFAVIDVPPIGCCPYPRSLHPLGACIDALNELARGFNKGLRDAMRGLGSSFQGLKYSVGSSHAVVQSIMKHPQRLGFKDTTNACCGSGRFNGKSGCTPNATLCGNRHEYLFWDLLHPTHAASKVAAAAIYNGSLHFAAPVNFRQLVEDQQC, from the exons ATGGCCACCGTGCCGGAAGCGcgagggctgctgctgctgctgctgcgcgtcctcctcgccgcggccgcgctcgccaacgccgcggccgcggcggcggggagcagcaGCAAGGTGCCGGCGATCTACGTGTTCGGCGACTCGACGGCGGACGTGGGCAACAACAACTACCTGCCGGGCAGCGCCGTGCCGCGGGCCAACTTCCCGCACAACGGCGTCGACTTCCCGACGTCGCGGCCCACCGGCAGGTTCAGCAACGGCTACAACGGCATCGACTTCTTGG CTATGAACATGGGCTTCAAGCGCAGCCCCCCGCCGTTCCTCGCCGTGGCCAACAGAACCAACAACCAGGTCTTCAGAGGTCTCCTTGGAGCGAACTTCGCCTCTGCAGGATCGGGCATTCTCGACACGACA GGGAGCTCCATCATCCCGCTGAGCCAGCAGGTCGCGCAGTTCGCCGCCGTGCAGCGCAACATCTCGGCGCGCGTCAGCCagggcgcggccggcgccgtgCTGTCGCGGTCGCTGTTCCTCCTCAGCACCGGCGGCAACGACCTCTTCGCCTTCTTCGCGCGGAACAGCACGCCGTCGGACGCCGACGCGCGGCGGTTCGTCGCCAACCTCGTCTCGCTCTACCAGAACCACGTCAAG GCCCTGTACGTGCTCGGCGCGCGGAAGTTCGCGGTGATCGACGTGCCCCCGATCGGGTGCTGCCCGTACCCGAGGAGCCTGCACCCGCTCGGCGCCTGCATCGACGCCCTCAACGAGCTGGCGCGCGGGTTCAACAAGGGCCTCAGGGACGCCATGCGCGGCCTCGGCTCGAGCTTCCAGGGCCTGAAGTACTCCGTCGGGAGCTCCCACGCCGTCGTGCAGAGCATCATGAAGCACCCGCAGAGGCTCG GGTTCAAGGACACCACGAACGCGTGCTGCGGGTCGGGGCGGTTCAACGGCAAGTCCGGGTGCACGCCCAACGCGACGCTGTGCGGCAACCGGCACGAGTACCTGTTCTGGGACCTGCTGCACCCGACGCACGCCGCCTCCaaggtcgccgccgcggccatctACAATGGCTCGCTCCACTTCGCCGCTCCGGTGAACTTCAGGCAGCTGGTGGAGGACCAGCAGTGCTAG